A window from Synechococcus sp. RSCCF101 encodes these proteins:
- a CDS encoding DUF2079 domain-containing protein, whose amino-acid sequence MAGAFFLLCLAIQIWRLESLTATYDQALFLQELWSTAQGRPFESTLSSVLSAPVKLGGDLPWVGYLHLGQHSNVLTLLVAPLVVVLGAWALPLTQVTVLTASGLVLWRIAARRLPESLALWITAAYFLSGAVIGPAIENFHDLIWLPLFGFLVVEGLLERKHRQVVISALLLLLVREDSGLVLFSIGLWALVRQPGERRMGMSLMVAAFLWVVLVTGWIQPMVDSSLSDRFLQEKFGHLVEDVSGGTLSVLLGMVRNPLALLKTLGSPPGATLAFLLALTLPLLFIPLLSIDSALLVAAPLFIALVSQGRSALSPTLRYVMAVVPGLYLGAILWWQRHRALWSRRWIRRCWTGLLSLGLVLTVVGNPNRSFSALVPDSFSPWVHITPADMLQRRAAALDAVATIPRQASVSADTPLLPLLAQREVAIRFPKFTRYRDREGVPHYVDWVVAFPGFYRPYMPLFRDETQAFKRIGERIRAALRDGDYQLAYCKDGALVLSREPVSDPPPATCLDRALAPPGT is encoded by the coding sequence ATGGCGGGAGCGTTCTTTCTGCTTTGCCTTGCGATTCAGATCTGGCGTCTTGAGAGCCTCACGGCCACCTACGACCAGGCGCTATTCCTGCAGGAACTCTGGTCCACAGCCCAGGGGCGTCCCTTTGAGAGCACCCTGTCATCCGTGCTGTCGGCACCGGTGAAGCTTGGTGGTGATCTTCCCTGGGTTGGCTACCTCCACCTGGGCCAGCACTCCAACGTCCTCACGCTGCTGGTGGCGCCGCTGGTGGTGGTGCTCGGTGCCTGGGCGCTGCCGTTGACGCAGGTGACCGTGCTGACGGCGTCAGGATTGGTGCTCTGGCGGATCGCTGCCAGGCGGTTGCCTGAATCGCTTGCCCTCTGGATCACGGCCGCCTATTTCCTCAGCGGAGCGGTGATCGGTCCGGCGATCGAGAACTTCCACGATCTCATCTGGCTGCCTCTGTTCGGTTTCCTTGTGGTGGAGGGGTTGCTGGAACGGAAGCACCGGCAGGTGGTCATCAGCGCGCTGCTGCTTCTGTTGGTGCGGGAAGACAGCGGCCTGGTGCTGTTCTCCATTGGGCTCTGGGCTCTGGTGCGTCAGCCGGGGGAGCGCCGGATGGGAATGAGCCTGATGGTGGCGGCCTTTCTCTGGGTGGTGCTGGTCACGGGCTGGATCCAGCCGATGGTCGATTCCTCGCTGTCTGATCGCTTCCTTCAGGAGAAGTTCGGGCATCTGGTGGAGGACGTGTCGGGCGGCACCCTCTCGGTGCTGCTCGGCATGGTTCGGAACCCTCTGGCTCTGCTGAAGACCCTGGGCTCCCCGCCCGGGGCGACGCTCGCTTTCCTTCTCGCGCTGACCCTGCCGCTGCTGTTCATCCCGCTGCTCTCGATCGATTCGGCATTGCTTGTGGCGGCCCCGCTGTTCATTGCTCTGGTGTCGCAGGGGCGTTCGGCCCTGTCTCCGACGCTGCGGTACGTGATGGCCGTGGTGCCGGGGCTCTATCTCGGCGCCATCCTCTGGTGGCAGCGCCATCGTGCGCTCTGGTCCCGGCGCTGGATCCGCCGCTGCTGGACCGGGCTCCTCTCCCTTGGGCTGGTTCTGACGGTGGTCGGGAACCCCAATCGAAGCTTCTCTGCCCTGGTTCCGGACAGTTTTTCGCCCTGGGTGCACATCACGCCGGCCGACATGCTCCAACGGCGCGCTGCTGCGCTTGACGCGGTGGCCACGATCCCCCGGCAGGCCAGCGTTTCGGCCGATACGCCGCTGTTGCCGCTGCTGGCGCAACGCGAAGTGGCGATTCGGTTCCCGAAGTTCACCCGCTATCGCGACCGTGAGGGCGTGCCTCACTATGTGGACTGGGTGGTGGCGTTTCCCGGCTTCTACAGGCCTTACATGCCCCTGTTCCGAGACGAAACCCAGGCCTTCAAGCGCATCGGCGAGCGGATTCGCGCAGCGCTCAGGGATGGTGACTATCAGCTGGCCTACTGCAAGGACGGTGCCCTGGTGCTGAGCCGGGAACCGGTGTCTGATCCGCCGCCCGCCACCTGCCTTGACCGGGCGCTGGCCCCACCCGGCACCTGA
- a CDS encoding pectate lyase, which yields MLDVYGSSQPPERSAAPGELIRRQRLVQRLIGLVLCFGGSALVVASGVKAMLSITQGLPWTGEVPLAIAGTVVVSLGIGAGRSRQLALLLGGLSRRARKRRAFVVAVVAVALVACMVGMKLSVGSVSRYKRLLGEGGLIEYGQVLLLAASAWCTALIAKDCFRRLGLRALGTASAVASFGLAFLVMEELAWGQVLFGWQTPEGIANVNAQNQTTFHNLDVFQSSLDVSFFLLMLALLIVIVVQPFGSYPTSQDGLSPKAVGALLLPPRYFWPLGLVSVLISLFVASKGAPTIIFNRDQEWAELVFYLVLALASLRGYILLGGMNRSAE from the coding sequence ATGCTCGATGTCTACGGCTCCAGCCAGCCGCCGGAGCGATCTGCTGCTCCCGGGGAGTTGATCCGGCGGCAGCGACTCGTTCAGCGTCTGATCGGCTTGGTTCTGTGCTTCGGTGGCAGCGCTCTTGTTGTGGCCTCTGGCGTGAAAGCGATGTTGTCGATCACGCAGGGCCTTCCCTGGACCGGAGAAGTTCCCCTCGCGATCGCCGGAACGGTGGTCGTGTCGCTGGGGATCGGTGCAGGCCGATCACGACAGCTGGCGCTGTTGCTTGGGGGCCTGAGCAGGCGGGCGCGCAAGAGAAGGGCCTTCGTGGTCGCGGTGGTCGCGGTGGCTTTGGTGGCATGCATGGTTGGCATGAAGCTCTCTGTTGGCAGTGTCTCTCGATACAAGCGCCTGCTTGGCGAGGGCGGCTTGATTGAGTACGGCCAGGTTCTTCTGCTGGCTGCGTCAGCCTGGTGCACCGCTCTCATTGCCAAAGACTGTTTCCGCCGACTTGGCTTGCGGGCCTTGGGGACGGCCAGCGCCGTTGCATCGTTTGGCCTTGCTTTTCTCGTGATGGAGGAGCTGGCATGGGGGCAAGTCTTGTTTGGCTGGCAGACTCCGGAGGGAATCGCCAATGTCAATGCGCAGAATCAAACAACATTCCATAATCTTGACGTCTTTCAGTCGTCCCTGGACGTCTCCTTTTTTCTGTTGATGCTTGCGCTCCTGATTGTCATCGTGGTTCAGCCTTTCGGTTCATACCCGACGTCTCAGGATGGTCTCAGTCCCAAAGCCGTGGGTGCTCTCCTTTTGCCTCCACGCTACTTCTGGCCGCTTGGCCTGGTGTCAGTCCTGATCTCCCTGTTCGTCGCCAGTAAAGGCGCGCCAACAATCATCTTTAATCGTGATCAGGAGTGGGCCGAGTTGGTCTTTTATCTTGTGCTCGCATTGGCCTCTCTTCGAGGCTACATCTTGTTGGGTGGGATGAATCGGTCCGCTGAGTGA
- a CDS encoding glycosyltransferase family 39 protein, translated as MSPASRGTAPPLWIPLGLGLALRLVNLQAPILGVHSWRQADTAAIARNYLEQGMALWLPRVDWSGAGPGFAETDFPIYSWAVALLYQLSGVQVWLARGLSVLASVLTIVLVARIGERLLGARAGWWGALSYAFLPIPVFYGRTVQPEATLMLLAAWCLERALAWRDRGRRRDLLFCWLGFSGCLLVKLLPVVWLGLPLLLLLSWDAPSWRRIPLRPLPWLFGLSAALVTAAWYAHAHQLGQSTGLSFGFWGAEANRYSWIDLASPRYWGDLLLRITVRNLAVIGLPLLGRGSWLP; from the coding sequence ATGAGCCCCGCGTCCCGAGGCACCGCGCCGCCGCTGTGGATCCCGCTCGGTCTCGGCCTGGCGCTGCGGCTGGTGAACCTGCAGGCGCCGATCCTCGGCGTGCACAGCTGGCGGCAGGCCGACACCGCCGCCATCGCCCGCAACTATCTCGAGCAGGGCATGGCGCTGTGGCTGCCCCGTGTCGACTGGAGCGGAGCCGGGCCGGGATTCGCCGAAACCGATTTCCCCATCTACTCGTGGGCGGTGGCCCTGCTGTACCAGCTGAGCGGCGTGCAGGTCTGGCTGGCCCGGGGGCTCTCGGTGCTGGCCAGTGTGCTCACGATCGTTCTGGTGGCGCGGATCGGGGAGCGCCTGCTGGGGGCACGGGCCGGCTGGTGGGGTGCCCTGAGCTATGCGTTCCTGCCGATCCCGGTGTTTTACGGACGCACCGTGCAGCCGGAGGCCACCCTGATGCTGCTGGCGGCCTGGTGCCTGGAGCGGGCGCTGGCCTGGAGGGATCGGGGCCGGCGCCGCGATCTGCTGTTCTGCTGGCTGGGCTTCAGCGGCTGCCTGCTGGTCAAGCTGCTGCCCGTGGTCTGGCTGGGGCTGCCTCTGCTGCTGTTGCTCAGCTGGGATGCGCCCTCCTGGCGCCGCATCCCGCTGCGGCCGCTCCCCTGGCTGTTCGGTCTGAGCGCCGCCCTCGTCACCGCCGCCTGGTATGCCCATGCCCACCAGCTGGGGCAGAGCACGGGCCTGAGCTTCGGGTTCTGGGGCGCCGAGGCGAACCGCTACAGCTGGATCGATTTAGCGTCGCCTCGCTACTGGGGGGACCTGCTTCTGCGGATAACGGTGCGCAACCTCGCCGTGATCGGCCTTCCCCTGCTGGGGCGGGGATCCTGGCTCCCCTGA
- a CDS encoding ABC transporter ATP-binding protein → MTSAATAPLVLESVTFHWPSGRPALSGCSTRLPGPGLWMIVGRNGCGKSTLFRVIAGLISPDAGTVHSTGKPALVFQNPDHQLLLPTCSSDLQLGMPATLSRHETEARVSRALADVGLAGFEERPIHTLSGGQKQRLAIAGALAGDGDLLLLDEPTALLDPEHQGDVLDVILGLCERGDHPITALWITHRLEELDRCHGAALMESGRLGPWRSGAALRSGLKRPGG, encoded by the coding sequence TTGACCTCAGCCGCAACCGCTCCGCTCGTACTGGAGTCGGTGACGTTCCACTGGCCATCGGGTCGGCCCGCCCTCTCCGGCTGCAGCACCCGCCTGCCCGGCCCCGGCCTCTGGATGATCGTGGGCCGCAACGGCTGCGGCAAGAGCACGCTGTTCCGGGTGATCGCCGGCCTGATCAGCCCCGATGCGGGCACGGTCCACTCCACAGGCAAGCCCGCTCTCGTCTTCCAGAATCCCGATCACCAGCTCCTGCTCCCCACCTGCAGCAGCGACCTGCAGCTGGGCATGCCAGCCACGCTTTCAAGACATGAGACGGAGGCCCGGGTGAGCCGGGCCCTGGCGGATGTGGGCCTGGCCGGCTTCGAGGAGCGACCGATCCACACCCTCAGCGGCGGGCAGAAGCAGAGGCTCGCCATCGCCGGAGCCCTGGCCGGGGATGGCGATCTGCTGCTGCTCGACGAGCCGACCGCCCTGCTTGACCCGGAGCACCAGGGCGATGTGCTCGATGTGATCCTGGGCCTGTGTGAACGGGGGGACCACCCGATCACGGCCCTCTGGATCACCCATCGCCTGGAGGAGCTGGACCGCTGCCACGGGGCGGCACTGATGGAGTCGGGACGGCTGGGGCCATGGCGAAGCGGCGCCGCGCTGCGGAGCGGCCTGAAGCGCCCGGGGGGCTGA
- the tmk gene encoding dTMP kinase translates to MDSAGDPPSTRRGCFLVVEGVDGAGKTTQIDALNRWLPGSGLMPAGARLVLTREPGGTALGVRLRELLLHPPADQAPAPSTELLLYAADRAQHVNGLIRPALERGDWVLCDRYTGSTLAYQGWGRGLAIDHIRQLQAIATEGLGADVTLWLDLPLEAALERRGRRSGEPDRMEASGRAFLARVCEGFEALSREHRWQRLDAGASPDRVQEAARAVLRRVLAPASPAADEPVP, encoded by the coding sequence ATCGACTCTGCCGGCGACCCGCCCAGCACCCGTCGCGGCTGCTTTCTGGTGGTCGAGGGTGTGGACGGGGCCGGCAAGACCACCCAGATCGACGCACTGAACCGCTGGCTGCCGGGCAGCGGTCTGATGCCAGCGGGAGCCCGCCTGGTGCTCACCCGCGAACCGGGCGGTACCGCGCTGGGTGTGCGGCTGCGGGAGCTGCTCCTGCACCCCCCGGCCGATCAGGCCCCCGCCCCGTCCACTGAGCTGCTGCTCTACGCCGCCGATCGCGCCCAGCACGTGAACGGTCTGATCCGGCCGGCCCTCGAGCGCGGCGACTGGGTGCTGTGCGATCGCTACACCGGCTCCACACTGGCCTATCAGGGCTGGGGACGGGGTCTGGCGATCGATCACATCCGCCAGCTCCAGGCGATCGCCACCGAGGGGCTCGGGGCCGATGTGACCCTCTGGCTGGATCTGCCGCTGGAGGCGGCTCTGGAGCGGCGCGGCCGCAGGTCCGGTGAGCCCGATCGCATGGAGGCCAGCGGCCGGGCCTTTCTGGCGCGGGTCTGCGAGGGCTTCGAGGCCCTGAGCCGTGAACATCGCTGGCAGCGTCTCGATGCCGGCGCATCCCCCGACCGGGTTCAGGAGGCGGCCAGGGCCGTCCTGCGCCGCGTGCTGGCCCCGGCATCCCCAGCCGCTGATGAGCCTGTTCCGTGA
- a CDS encoding glycosyltransferase family 2 protein, which produces MALSDPGCPDDQGDHPEKLATDLISIIVPCFNESRNLPHLFQRLKAACALVDDCRWRLLVISDGSTDDTYSEAIRLFALHHAWCEGTALELSRNFGKEAALLAGLDRAFDDACILIDADLQDPPEIIPAMVSMWRQGTQVVNCVRSNRESDTWLKQLTAKIFYRLFRSTSKLSIQLDSSDFRLLDNRAVQAIRSCRESVRFSKGFFAWSGFRQDPLYYKRDHRAHGSGKWAYWKLWNYALDGLFGFSTSALRVWSYIGLLFTVISFTLGLNVTIQTLLSGRDVPGYASVFTAVTFLGGLQLLGIGILGEYVGRIFIEVKQRPHYVISQAFPEAEGFRPSASDRR; this is translated from the coding sequence ATGGCACTCTCTGATCCAGGTTGCCCCGATGATCAGGGCGATCACCCGGAGAAACTGGCAACAGACCTGATCTCGATCATTGTGCCATGCTTCAACGAATCCAGGAATCTGCCCCACTTGTTCCAGCGGCTGAAAGCGGCCTGCGCCTTGGTGGACGACTGTCGCTGGAGGCTGCTTGTGATCAGCGATGGAAGCACGGACGATACGTATTCTGAAGCCATCCGCCTGTTTGCCCTTCATCACGCATGGTGCGAGGGAACCGCCCTTGAACTCTCCAGGAACTTCGGCAAGGAGGCGGCACTGCTTGCCGGGTTGGACAGAGCATTCGACGACGCCTGCATTCTTATTGACGCCGACCTTCAGGATCCACCTGAGATCATCCCCGCAATGGTGTCCATGTGGAGACAGGGGACGCAGGTCGTCAATTGCGTGCGCTCCAACCGGGAATCGGACACTTGGCTGAAGCAGCTGACGGCAAAGATCTTTTATCGACTCTTCCGATCGACCTCGAAGCTCAGCATTCAGCTTGACTCCAGCGACTTTCGCCTGCTGGACAATCGAGCCGTCCAGGCGATCCGCTCGTGTCGCGAGAGTGTTCGCTTCTCAAAGGGCTTCTTCGCATGGTCTGGCTTCAGGCAGGACCCTCTCTATTACAAAAGAGACCACCGAGCCCATGGATCAGGAAAGTGGGCGTACTGGAAGCTGTGGAACTACGCTCTTGACGGACTGTTTGGCTTCTCGACGTCAGCACTGAGAGTATGGAGCTATATCGGCCTCCTGTTCACGGTCATCTCGTTCACCCTTGGCCTGAATGTCACCATCCAGACGCTGCTGAGTGGGCGCGATGTTCCGGGCTACGCCTCAGTGTTCACAGCGGTCACTTTTCTAGGGGGACTTCAGCTTCTGGGGATTGGCATCCTGGGAGAATATGTTGGCAGAATATTCATCGAAGTCAAGCAACGCCCTCACTACGTCATCAGCCAGGCCTTCCCGGAGGCTGAAGGATTTCGCCCAAGCGCCAGCGACAGACGATGA
- the psbD gene encoding photosystem II D2 protein (photosystem q(a) protein), producing the protein MTIAVGRAPQRGWFDVLDDWLKRDRFVFVGWSGILLFPTAYLAIGGWLTGTTFVTSWYTHGIASSYLEGCNFLTAAVSTPADAMGHSLLLLWGPEAQGDFVRWCQLGGLWAFVALHGAFALIGFMLRQFEIARLVGIRPYNAIAFSGPIAVFVSVFLMYPLGQSSWFFAPSFGVAAIFRFLLFLQGFHNWTLNPFHMMGVAGILGGALLCAIHGATVENTLFEDGEQANTFKAFEPTQEEETYSMVTANRFWSQIFGIAFSNKRWLHFFMLFVPVMGLWTSSIGIIGLALNLRAYDFVSQEIRAAEDPEFETFYTKNILLNEGLRAWMAPADQPHENFVFPEEVLPRGNAL; encoded by the coding sequence ATGACGATCGCTGTAGGGCGCGCGCCACAGCGGGGATGGTTTGACGTCCTCGATGACTGGTTGAAGCGCGACCGCTTTGTTTTTGTCGGCTGGTCCGGCATCCTGCTGTTCCCGACCGCCTACCTGGCGATCGGCGGCTGGCTGACCGGCACGACCTTCGTGACCTCCTGGTACACGCACGGAATTGCGTCGTCGTACCTGGAGGGTTGCAACTTCCTGACCGCGGCGGTGAGCACACCGGCCGACGCGATGGGCCACAGCCTGCTGCTGCTCTGGGGCCCTGAGGCCCAGGGCGATTTTGTGCGCTGGTGCCAGCTGGGAGGCCTGTGGGCCTTCGTGGCGCTGCACGGCGCCTTCGCGCTGATCGGCTTCATGCTGCGTCAGTTCGAGATTGCCCGTCTGGTGGGCATCCGCCCGTACAACGCGATTGCCTTCTCAGGCCCGATCGCGGTGTTCGTGAGCGTGTTCCTGATGTATCCGCTGGGCCAGAGCAGCTGGTTCTTCGCGCCGAGCTTCGGCGTGGCGGCGATTTTCCGCTTCCTGCTGTTCCTGCAGGGCTTCCACAACTGGACGCTGAACCCGTTCCACATGATGGGCGTGGCCGGCATTCTGGGTGGCGCGCTGTTGTGCGCGATCCACGGAGCCACGGTGGAGAACACGCTGTTCGAGGACGGCGAGCAGGCCAACACCTTCAAGGCGTTCGAGCCGACGCAGGAGGAGGAGACCTACTCGATGGTGACGGCCAACCGTTTCTGGAGCCAGATTTTCGGGATTGCGTTCTCGAACAAGCGCTGGCTGCACTTCTTCATGCTGTTCGTGCCTGTGATGGGCCTGTGGACGAGCTCGATCGGGATCATCGGTCTGGCGCTGAACCTGCGTGCGTATGACTTCGTGTCGCAGGAGATCCGTGCAGCAGAGGATCCTGAGTTCGAGACGTTCTACACCAAGAACATTCTGCTGAATGAAGGTCTGCGTGCCTGGATGGCACCAGCGGACCAACCGCACGAAAACTTCGTCTTCCCTGAAGAGGTTCTGCCCCGCGGTAACGCCCTCTGA
- a CDS encoding DNA polymerase III subunit delta': protein MSLFRDLLGQPLAVSLLTSALRSGRLAPAYLFQGPEGVGRTLAAERFLEGIVTGGQEDPRVRRRLRARNHPDLLWVEPTYQVQGRLIPRSRALEEGVSRRAEPQVRLEQVRQITAAVARPPLEAARSLVVLEGAEAMAEAAANALLKTLEEPGSACLLLICAAPDQLLSTIRSRCQAIPFRPLDRASFQAVLDRLPMPDGDPASDQASGEDADLHRDLLERMAAGSPGALLAHRQHWHELPPELVTGLCALGASRSDALRLAAAVSDALDVESQLWLVEWWRWWLWTRQADPAVQLRLQRLQRHLRAYVQPRLAWEVAALEVAALIRRWPSCSPGAAAAPPRPV from the coding sequence ATGAGCCTGTTCCGTGACCTGCTCGGCCAGCCTCTGGCCGTCTCCCTGCTCACCTCCGCCCTCCGCAGCGGACGGCTGGCCCCGGCCTACCTCTTCCAGGGGCCGGAGGGCGTGGGGCGCACGCTCGCGGCGGAGCGATTCCTGGAAGGCATCGTCACCGGCGGGCAGGAGGACCCCCGCGTCCGCCGCCGCCTGCGGGCCCGCAACCATCCCGACCTGCTCTGGGTCGAACCCACCTACCAGGTTCAGGGACGGCTGATCCCGCGCTCCCGGGCCCTCGAGGAGGGTGTGAGCCGCAGGGCCGAGCCCCAGGTCCGCCTGGAGCAGGTGCGGCAGATCACTGCAGCGGTGGCCCGGCCGCCGCTGGAGGCTGCACGCTCGCTGGTGGTGCTCGAGGGGGCCGAGGCGATGGCGGAGGCGGCGGCCAATGCGCTGCTCAAGACGCTGGAGGAGCCCGGCTCGGCCTGTCTTCTGCTGATCTGCGCGGCGCCGGATCAGCTGCTCAGCACGATCCGCTCCCGCTGCCAGGCGATTCCCTTCCGGCCGCTGGACCGGGCCAGCTTCCAGGCGGTGCTGGATCGCCTGCCGATGCCCGATGGTGACCCTGCTTCAGACCAGGCGAGCGGGGAGGATGCCGACCTCCACCGGGATCTGCTGGAGCGGATGGCGGCCGGTTCCCCCGGGGCCCTGCTCGCCCACCGGCAGCACTGGCATGAGCTGCCCCCCGAGCTGGTGACGGGGCTCTGCGCTCTCGGCGCCAGCCGGAGCGATGCCCTGAGGCTGGCGGCGGCGGTGAGCGATGCCCTGGATGTGGAGTCCCAGCTCTGGCTGGTGGAGTGGTGGCGCTGGTGGCTCTGGACGCGCCAGGCCGATCCGGCCGTGCAGCTCCGCCTGCAGCGGCTGCAGCGTCACCTGAGGGCCTACGTGCAGCCCCGGCTGGCCTGGGAGGTGGCAGCGCTCGAGGTGGCCGCCCTGATCAGGCGCTGGCCTTCGTGTTCTCCAGGCGCTGCCGCTGCACCGCCTCGGCCTGTCTGA
- a CDS encoding DUF2079 domain-containing protein: protein MRDPATGTGLERQRERRRVWLVAALFAITALALHWWRLQVLTASYDQGIFLQVLWNTARGHWFESTLSSQLSTPVVHDGALPVLGYRRLGQHFTPMLALWAPLVALLGAWALPLVQVGLITGAGLVLHRLAEILLAPVLARLVAWSYFGANALIGPTLGNFTDLCQLPLAFFALMLGLRQQRTWLIAIAALVIPLIREDTGVLLVAVAIWMLVRQRERWRLALLLALYGGGWVLLCTTVLMPLFSEDSSRRFMVENFGQYLGERDQASSLEVLGHVLAQPVLVLRELVSPPLQTLLYLLGQSLPLALVPLVSIDSWLLAGPSLLGLFLAQGDNDPLSINIRYTLLVVPGLFSGTVFWWHRRGGRVPARRWRSLWLGCIVLSLLFTLTSNPNRSLSFLIPDSIQPWVYSSPARQWQHGRAAQRALAVIPPDASVSANTPLVPWLAQRPALVRFPRGHRYRDRQGIEREVDWIAVDLGWLRHYGRAFPSDRRKLERAIRTLVELSDRYRPLRVEDGVVVLQHRRHPPDDAEAGQADADLKRLLSRLQAEV from the coding sequence ATGAGGGACCCGGCGACCGGGACCGGGCTGGAACGGCAGCGCGAACGACGACGGGTCTGGCTGGTGGCGGCCCTCTTCGCGATCACGGCCCTGGCTCTGCACTGGTGGCGGCTGCAGGTGCTCACGGCCAGCTACGACCAGGGCATCTTCCTCCAGGTGCTCTGGAACACGGCCCGGGGCCACTGGTTCGAGAGCACGCTCTCGTCCCAGCTCTCGACACCGGTGGTTCACGACGGAGCCCTGCCTGTGCTGGGCTACCGGAGGCTTGGCCAGCACTTCACACCGATGCTGGCGCTCTGGGCGCCGCTGGTGGCGCTGCTGGGGGCCTGGGCCCTGCCGCTGGTGCAGGTGGGTCTGATCACCGGGGCGGGCCTGGTGCTGCACCGGCTGGCCGAAATCCTGTTGGCCCCTGTCCTGGCCCGCCTCGTGGCCTGGTCGTACTTCGGCGCCAACGCCCTGATCGGGCCCACCCTCGGCAACTTCACCGACCTCTGCCAGTTGCCGCTGGCCTTCTTCGCCCTGATGCTGGGCCTGCGCCAGCAGCGCACCTGGCTCATCGCCATCGCAGCGCTGGTGATCCCTCTGATCCGGGAGGACACCGGCGTGCTGCTGGTGGCCGTCGCCATCTGGATGCTGGTGCGGCAGCGCGAGCGCTGGCGGCTGGCTCTCCTGCTCGCCCTCTACGGAGGTGGCTGGGTGCTGCTCTGCACCACGGTGCTGATGCCCCTGTTCAGCGAAGACAGCTCGCGCCGCTTCATGGTCGAGAACTTCGGCCAGTACCTGGGCGAAAGGGATCAGGCCAGCAGCCTGGAGGTGCTGGGCCACGTGCTGGCACAGCCGGTGCTGGTGCTGCGGGAGCTGGTGTCGCCGCCGCTGCAGACCCTGCTCTATCTGCTGGGCCAGAGCCTGCCGCTGGCGCTGGTGCCGCTCGTGTCGATCGACAGCTGGCTGCTGGCCGGCCCCAGCTTGCTGGGGCTGTTCCTGGCCCAGGGGGACAACGACCCCCTCTCGATCAACATCCGCTACACCCTGCTGGTGGTGCCCGGCCTGTTCAGCGGCACGGTGTTCTGGTGGCACCGCCGCGGCGGCAGGGTCCCGGCCCGGCGCTGGCGTTCGCTGTGGCTCGGCTGCATCGTTCTCTCGCTGCTCTTCACCCTCACCAGCAACCCGAACCGCAGCCTCTCGTTTCTGATCCCCGACAGCATCCAGCCCTGGGTCTACAGCTCACCGGCGCGCCAGTGGCAGCACGGCCGGGCGGCACAGCGGGCCCTGGCGGTGATCCCGCCGGACGCCTCTGTTTCGGCGAACACGCCGCTGGTGCCCTGGCTGGCGCAACGGCCGGCCCTGGTGCGCTTTCCCCGTGGACACCGCTATCGCGACCGGCAGGGCATCGAGCGGGAGGTGGACTGGATCGCCGTGGATCTGGGCTGGCTGCGCCATTACGGCCGGGCCTTCCCCAGCGACCGACGCAAGCTGGAGAGGGCGATCCGCACCCTTGTCGAGTTGAGCGACCGTTACCGGCCGCTGCGCGTCGAGGACGGCGTGGTGGTGCTGCAGCACCGCCGCCATCCGCCGGACGACGCCGAAGCCGGGCAGGCGGACGCGGATCTGAAGCGATTGCTCTCTCGGCTTCAGGCGGAGGTCTGA
- a CDS encoding response regulator transcription factor: protein MKPSILLIEDDKDMLELVSGHLQHSGFDVQKADDGIKGQALALQFTPDLILLDLMLPKVDGLTLCQRLRRDERTSRIPILMLTALGGTKDKVSGFNSGADDYLTKPFDLEELHVRIKALLRRSEHAPLAASHSEILSYGPLTLVPERFEAIWFDAPVRLTHLEFELLHCLLQRHGQTVAPSLILKEVWGYEPDDDIETIRVHVRHLRTKLEPEPRKPRFIKTVYGAGYCLELPTGEALIRQAEAVQRQRLENTKASA, encoded by the coding sequence ATGAAGCCCTCGATTCTGCTGATCGAAGACGACAAGGACATGCTGGAGCTGGTCTCGGGCCATCTGCAGCACAGCGGTTTCGACGTGCAGAAGGCCGATGACGGCATCAAGGGGCAGGCCCTGGCGCTGCAGTTCACCCCGGATCTGATCCTGCTCGACCTCATGCTGCCCAAGGTCGACGGGCTCACCCTGTGTCAGCGGCTGCGGCGCGACGAACGCACATCACGGATTCCGATCCTGATGCTGACCGCCCTCGGGGGAACGAAGGACAAGGTGAGCGGCTTCAATTCCGGTGCGGACGACTATCTGACCAAGCCCTTTGATCTCGAGGAGCTGCATGTGCGGATCAAGGCGCTGCTGCGCCGCAGCGAACACGCCCCCCTGGCCGCCAGCCACAGCGAGATCCTCAGCTACGGGCCTCTGACGCTGGTACCCGAGCGGTTCGAGGCCATCTGGTTCGACGCCCCGGTGCGTCTCACCCACCTGGAATTCGAGCTGCTGCACTGCCTGCTGCAGCGCCATGGTCAGACGGTGGCCCCCTCCCTGATCCTGAAGGAGGTGTGGGGCTACGAGCCGGACGACGACATCGAGACGATCCGGGTTCATGTGCGGCATCTGCGCACGAAGCTGGAGCCCGAACCGCGCAAGCCCCGCTTCATCAAGACCGTCTACGGCGCCGGCTACTGCCTCGAGCTCCCCACGGGAGAGGCCCTGATCAGACAGGCCGAGGCGGTGCAGCGGCAGCGCCTGGAGAACACGAAGGCCAGCGCCTGA